Proteins from a genomic interval of Hypomesus transpacificus isolate Combined female unplaced genomic scaffold, fHypTra1 scaffold_192, whole genome shotgun sequence:
- the spring1 gene encoding SREBP regulating gene protein — translation MVLRRLLRKRWVLGVVFGLSLIYFLTSTLKQEERTIRDRTLLEARDPDHRIPWKVRFNLGNSSRQITQCRNSIQGKNLLTDELGYVCERKDLLVNGCCNVFAPSSRQYLCKSCLANGCCNIYEFCVSCCLQPDKQPLLERFLNRASDGFQNLFTAVEDHFELCLAKCRTSSQSVQHENTYRNPQAKYCYGESPPELLPV, via the exons ATGGTGCTACGTCGGCTGCTAAGAAAACGCTGGGTTTTAGGGGTCGTTTTTGGACTTTCTCTCATCTACTTCCTAACCAGCACCTTGAAGCAG GAGGAAAGGACCATACGGGACCGCACGCTCCTGGAGGCGAGGGACCCGGACCACCGCATCCCATGGAAGGTCCGCTTTAACCTGGGTAACAGCAGCCGGCAGATCACCCAGTGCAGGAACTCCATCCAGGGCAAGAATCTGCTCACAGATGAATTAG GTTATGTGTGCGAGAGGAAGGACTTGCTGGTCAACGGTTGCTGCAACGTGTTTGCTCCCAGCTCCAGACAGTACCTGTGTAAGAGCTGCCTGGCAAACGGCTGCTGTAACATCTACGAGTTCTGCGTGTCCTGCTGCCTGCAGCCAGACAAG CAACCTCTGCTGGAGCGCTTCCTGAACAGGGCTTCCGACGGCTTCCAGAACCTCTTCACCGCGGTGGAGGACCACTTTGAGCTCTGCCTGGCCAAGTGCCGCACGTCCTCTCAG AGTGTTCAACATGAAAACACCTACCGCAATCCACAAGCAAAGTACTGCTATGGAGAAAGCCCCCCTGAACTCCTTCCCGTGTGA
- the rnft2 gene encoding RING finger and transmembrane domain-containing protein 2 isoform X2, translating into MQRRHSSNTEGMPPERSRSQTLGSESSLDEGGVFDCLKPDPSPSSQQLFTLVGVPSVPSASLQAAGLVLASSPEVFIQMTASSREEGGRSEVAPYLPRPPSHHNHHHHPFQHRSSLLHSSSAGPGERHGGREEASDDPSTPAPALSELKAVVTWLQRGFPFILILLAKVCFQHKLGIAVCVGMASTFAFANSSFKHQVSLREERSVLMTVWIQIFLAGNIVYVYYTFSAEELYNRFAKPNINNFDFFSLIWAVGITDFILKFFTIGLKCFILFLPKIFLAFKSRGKVYLLMEELSQLFRALVPIQLWCRYFLGEEPTNSYFLEAMLIIIYSLCKSFDLCGRVSSLCKALAVLCSSQSYGLRASSQQCSEAGDVCAICQADFREPLVLHCQHVFCEECLCLWFDRERACPLCRSSVTETLRCWKDGTTSAHFQIY; encoded by the exons ATGCAGAGGAGACACAGCAGCAACACGGAGGGAATGCCCCCAGAAAG AAGTCGTAGCCAGACCCTGGGATCTGAGAGCAGCCTGGACGAGGGTGGTGTGTTTGACTGCCTGAAGCCcgacccttccccctcctctcagcaGCTGTTCACCTTGGTGGGGGTCCCCTCCGTCCCCTCCGCGTCCCTCCAGGCGGCCGGCCTggtcctggcctcctccccgGAGGTCTTCATCCAGATGACTGCCTCGTCCAGGGAGGAGGGCGGCCGCTCTGAGGTGGCTCCCTACCTGCCGCGGCCCCCAtcccaccacaaccaccaccaccaccccttccAGCAtcgctcctccctgctccactCCAGCTCGGCGGGGCCCGGGGAGAGGcatgggggcagggaggaggcctCCGAcgacccctccaccccagccccgGCGCTGTCGGAGCTGAAGGCGGTGGTGACCTGGCTCCAGAGGGGCTTCCctttcatcctcatcctcctggcTAAAGTCTGCTTCCAGCACAAGCTGG GGATCGCCGTGTGTGTTGGCATGGCCAGCACGTTCGCCTTCGCAAACTCAAGCTTCAAACACCAGGTCTCTCTCCGG GAGGAGAGGTCAGTGTTGATGACGGTCTGGATCCAGATCTTCCTGGCGGGGAACATTGTTTATGTGTACTACACCTTCAGCGCCGAGGAGCTGTACAACAG GTTTGCAAAGCCCAACATCAACAACTTTGACTTCTTCAGTCTAATCTGGGCCGTGGGCATCACTGATTTTATCCTGAAGTTCTTCACCATTGGCCTGAAATGCTTCATCCTGTTTCTGCCCAAAATCTTCCTGGCTTTCAAATCAAGG GGTAAGGTGTACCTGCTGATGGAGGAGCTCAGTCAGCTGTTCCGGGCCCTGGTTCCCATCCAGCTGTGGTGTCGCTACTTCCTGGGGGAGGAACCAACCAACAGCTACTTCCTGGAGGCCATGCTCATCATCATATACAGCCTGTGTAAG TCCTTTGACCTCTGCGGACGTGTGTCGTCCCTCTGCAAGGCCCTGGCCGTGCTGTGCAGCTCCCAG AGCTATGGTCTGAGGGCTAGCAGTCAGCAGTGCAGCGAGGCGGGAGACGTGTGTGCCATCTGTCAGGCTGACTTCCGGGAACCACTAGTTCTTCACTGTCAG CACGTGTTCTGCGaggagtgtttgtgtctgtggttcGATAGGGAGAGAGCTTGCCCTCTCTGCCGTTCCTCGGTGACGGAGACCCTGCGCTGCTGGAAGGACGGCACCACCTCCGCACACTTTCAGATCTACTAg
- the rnft2 gene encoding RING finger and transmembrane domain-containing protein 2 isoform X1, which yields MQRRHSSNTEGMPPERSRSQTLGSESSLDEGGVFDCLKPDPSPSSQQLFTLVGVPSVPSASLQAAGLVLASSPEVFIQMTASSREEGGRSEVAPYLPRPPSHHNHHHHPFQHRSSLLHSSSAGPGERHGGREEASDDPSTPAPALSELKAVVTWLQRGFPFILILLAKVCFQHKLGIAVCVGMASTFAFANSSFKHQVSLREERSVLMTVWIQIFLAGNIVYVYYTFSAEELYNSLRFAKPNINNFDFFSLIWAVGITDFILKFFTIGLKCFILFLPKIFLAFKSRGKVYLLMEELSQLFRALVPIQLWCRYFLGEEPTNSYFLEAMLIIIYSLCKSFDLCGRVSSLCKALAVLCSSQSYGLRASSQQCSEAGDVCAICQADFREPLVLHCQHVFCEECLCLWFDRERACPLCRSSVTETLRCWKDGTTSAHFQIY from the exons ATGCAGAGGAGACACAGCAGCAACACGGAGGGAATGCCCCCAGAAAG AAGTCGTAGCCAGACCCTGGGATCTGAGAGCAGCCTGGACGAGGGTGGTGTGTTTGACTGCCTGAAGCCcgacccttccccctcctctcagcaGCTGTTCACCTTGGTGGGGGTCCCCTCCGTCCCCTCCGCGTCCCTCCAGGCGGCCGGCCTggtcctggcctcctccccgGAGGTCTTCATCCAGATGACTGCCTCGTCCAGGGAGGAGGGCGGCCGCTCTGAGGTGGCTCCCTACCTGCCGCGGCCCCCAtcccaccacaaccaccaccaccaccccttccAGCAtcgctcctccctgctccactCCAGCTCGGCGGGGCCCGGGGAGAGGcatgggggcagggaggaggcctCCGAcgacccctccaccccagccccgGCGCTGTCGGAGCTGAAGGCGGTGGTGACCTGGCTCCAGAGGGGCTTCCctttcatcctcatcctcctggcTAAAGTCTGCTTCCAGCACAAGCTGG GGATCGCCGTGTGTGTTGGCATGGCCAGCACGTTCGCCTTCGCAAACTCAAGCTTCAAACACCAGGTCTCTCTCCGG GAGGAGAGGTCAGTGTTGATGACGGTCTGGATCCAGATCTTCCTGGCGGGGAACATTGTTTATGTGTACTACACCTTCAGCGCCGAGGAGCTGTACAACAG CCTCAGGTTTGCAAAGCCCAACATCAACAACTTTGACTTCTTCAGTCTAATCTGGGCCGTGGGCATCACTGATTTTATCCTGAAGTTCTTCACCATTGGCCTGAAATGCTTCATCCTGTTTCTGCCCAAAATCTTCCTGGCTTTCAAATCAAGG GGTAAGGTGTACCTGCTGATGGAGGAGCTCAGTCAGCTGTTCCGGGCCCTGGTTCCCATCCAGCTGTGGTGTCGCTACTTCCTGGGGGAGGAACCAACCAACAGCTACTTCCTGGAGGCCATGCTCATCATCATATACAGCCTGTGTAAG TCCTTTGACCTCTGCGGACGTGTGTCGTCCCTCTGCAAGGCCCTGGCCGTGCTGTGCAGCTCCCAG AGCTATGGTCTGAGGGCTAGCAGTCAGCAGTGCAGCGAGGCGGGAGACGTGTGTGCCATCTGTCAGGCTGACTTCCGGGAACCACTAGTTCTTCACTGTCAG CACGTGTTCTGCGaggagtgtttgtgtctgtggttcGATAGGGAGAGAGCTTGCCCTCTCTGCCGTTCCTCGGTGACGGAGACCCTGCGCTGCTGGAAGGACGGCACCACCTCCGCACACTTTCAGATCTACTAg
- the fbxw8 gene encoding F-box/WD repeat-containing protein 8, which translates to MGVTSVQADDWKIVSGGVEGLVCVWEMRMGAKLWEMHNRHPVRHVRFTTSTLVTANIPDEKSPRGACITDDDLTAHRRHRGVICHYDFSEDSVSQEHVLPICRSNYAESSGYNYNIGLAVPYDILFGSHPSH; encoded by the exons ATGGGCGTGACCTCCGTGCAGGCAGACGATTGGAAGATAGTGAGCGGCGGAGTCGAGGgattggtctgtgtgtgggagatgaGGATGGGCGCCAAGCTGTGGGAGATGCACAACAG GCACCCGGTCAGACACGTGCGCTTCACCACCAGCACCTTGGTAACGGCCAACATCCCAGACGAAAAGTCTCCACGGGGCGCCTGCATCACCGACGACGACCTGACGGCCCACCGCAG ACACAGAGGAGTCATCTGCCACTACGACTTCTCTGAAGACTCCGTTTCCCAGGAGCACGTTCTGCCCATCTGCAGGTCCAACTACGCAGAGTCCTCGGGGTATAACTACAACATTGGCCTGGCCGTTCCCTACGACATACTGTTTGGGTCACACCCTTCTCACTGA
- the tesca gene encoding tescalcin a, which produces MTVMGASQSTRIEDEFQDLADQTGFSLEQIVNLHKRFKQLSENEETIRRENLERIPALEDNPIRAQIIEAFFDKRNLRQDAVGSLQEIGFAEFLMVMSHFRPPPPKVMTPEERECLRRQKLRFLFNMHDTDNDGTITLEEYRKVVEDMLSKSGDMGLQTAKAITDAAMLEVSKINESHMGPDEVYDRITFEHFLEILKSLEIESKMHIRFLNMDTTTIRCGK; this is translated from the exons ATGACCGTAATGGGAGCTTCTCAGTCAACACGCATTGAAGACGAATTCCAGGATTTAGCCGATCAAACTGGAT tctctctggagcagATTGTCAACCTTCACAAGAGATTTAAACAACTGAGTGAGAACGAAGAAACGATCAG GAGGGAGAATTTGGAGAGAATCCCTGCCCTGGAAGACAACCCAATCCGGGCTCAGATTATCGAAGCCTTCTTCGATAAGAG GAACCTGCGCCAGGACGCTGTCGGCTCCCTCCAGGAGATCGGCTTTGCAGAATTCCTCATGGTGATGTCACACTTCCGTCCGCCGCCGCCCAAGGTCATGACCCCTGAGGAGAGGGAGTGCCTGAGGAGGCAGAAGCTACGCT TCCTGTTCAACATGCACGACACGGACAACGATGGCACCATCACTCTGGAGGAGTACAGGAAG GTGGTGGAAGACATGCTGTCTAAGAGTGGAGATATGGGGCTCCAAACCGCCAAGGCCATCACAGACGCGGCCATGTTGGAAGTGTCGAAAATCAACGAGAGTCACATG GGTCCCGATGAAGTCTATGACAGGATCACCTTCGAGCATTTCCTAGAG ATTCTGAAAAGTCTTGAAATCGAATCAAAGATGCACATCCGCTTTTTAAACATGGACACTACAACTATTCGTTGTGGGAAATGA
- the fbxo21 gene encoding F-box only protein 21 isoform X1, with translation MATSVAVEGFSSLNGIISETEIKKLTDLPAELLEYILCFSVLKHVDICNVSCSCKRLHDVCHGRGKVWEHQYKFRWPRLQKYYRHNECCDWLKEYRTRHTVGLQIRRTVVSISKRFFTEVPCIGQVLGDSFAEIESLGAPEHFCVDELLSILNTDRSKSLTLKYYAKKILYFLRQQTILRSLKTFLELPPEQQSALEGAVLVDQYCNPLADVSLESISAQLDEIIDKVQKMLKIKNPSHPSLRVGPGSCFSVEDPELQRQAVSALNSVLFEQLQYKGNEFDYYNPLNSYIHQVILRRTGIPISLSVVYLTLAQRLGVHLEPVNFPNHFLLRWCQKQAGSGDIYDFVYVDAFGKGKQLTAKECEYLIGHQVTADYYSAISTTEVLLRMVGNLLNIGKRGEGNEKSYQLLRDSLDLYLSINPDNVQYLLLQARLYFHLGIWPEKVLDILQHIQALDPSQHGAVGYLVQHTLEHIQHKKHPAEPEVKQRGAPEHLDVQFSVGLIMKHKRSGYNCVIYGWDPKCTMSQEWITTMRVNQLPSGPNQPFYNVLVQDGTCRYAAQENLEPHSAPLEIGHPEVGRYFSQFCESHYVANEDLQTRYPEDTAETLGTVAQLYHRPSPGHHGAATEPNSHLAMPV, from the exons ATGGCGACGTCTGTAGCCGTAGAAGGGTTTTCAAGTCTAAATGGGATTATTTCTGAAACAGAGATTAAGAAACTGACAGACCTACCGGCTGAGTTGCTTGAATAtattttgtgtttctctgtcctCAAACATGTCGACATTTGCAACGTGTCCTGCAGCTGCAAGCGGCTACACGACGTTTGCCATGGAAGGGGGAAGGTTTGGGAACACCAGTACAAATTCAG GTGGCCAAGGTTGCAGAAGTACTACCGTCATAACGAGTGCTGTGACTGGCTGAAGGAATACAGAACAAGACATACTGTCGGCTTGCAAATTCGAAGGACGGTTGTATCCATTTCCAAGCGTTTCTTCACCGAAGTC CCGTGCATTGGCCAGGTGCTGGGGGATAGCTTCGCTGAGATCGAGTCCCTCGGCGCACCAGAGCACTTCTGCGTAGACGAGCTGCTCTCCATCCTGAACACGGACAGGAG tAAAAGCCTGACGTTGAAGTACTATGCCAAGAAGATCCTGTACTTTTTGAGACAGCAGACTATCCTGCGAAGTCTGAAGACCTTCCTGGAGCTGCCGCCTGAACAGCAGTCAGCGCTGGAGG gtgccgTGTTAGTGGACCAGTACTGCAACCCTCTGGCTGATGTGTCTCTGGAGAGCATCTCAGCCCAGCTGGATGAGATCATAGACAAGGTCCAGAAGATGCTGAAGATCAAAAACCCTTCCCACCCCAGCCTTAGGGTTGGTCCAG GAAGCTGCTTCTCCGTGGAGGACCCGGAGCTCCAGAGACAGGCCGTGTCGGCCCTCAACTCCGTCCTGTTTGAGCAGCTCCAGTACAAGGGCAACGAGTTTGACTACTACAACCCCCTCAACTCCTACATCCACCAG GTGATACTGCGGCGTACGGGGATTCCCATCAGTCTCTCTGTGGTGTACCTGACCTTGGCCCAGAGGCTGGGTGTGCACCTGGAGCCGGTCAACTTCCCCAACCACTTCCTGCTCCGCTGGTGCCAGAAACAAGCAGG GAGCGGAGACATCTACGACTTTGTGTACGTCGACGCCTTTGGGAAGGGCAAGCAGCTGACGGCGAAGGAGTGCGAGTACCTCATCGGTCACCAGGTGACGGCCGACTACTACAGCGCCATCAGCACCACAGAGGTCCTGCTGCGCATGGTGGGGAACCTGCTGAACATCGgcaagagagg tgagGGGAATGAGAAGTCGTACCAACTCCTGAGGGACTCTCTGGACCTCTACCTCAGCATCAACCCAGACAACGTCCAGTATCTCCTTCTGCAGGCTCGCCTCTACTTCCATCTGGGGATCTGGCCAGAGAAG GTACTGGACATCCTGCAGCACATCCAGGCGTTGGACCCGTCCCAGCACGGCGCGGTGGGCTACCTGGTGCAGCACACCCTGGAGCACATCCAGCACAAGAAGCACCCGGCGGAGCCGGAGGTGAAGCAGCGGGGCGCCCCGGAGCACCTGGACGTCCAGTTCTCCGTCGGCCTCATCATGAAGCACAagag ATCGGGCTACAATTGTGTAATCTATGGCTGGGACCCCAAGTGCACCATGAGCCAAGAGTGGATCACTACCATGAGGGTAAACCAGCTGCCCAGCGGACCCAACCAGCCCTTCTACAACGTTCTGGTGCAGGACGGGACTTGTCGCTATGCTGCCCAGG AGAACCTGGAGCCCCACTCGGCCCCTCTGGAGATCGGACACCCGGAGGTGGGCCGCTACTTCTCCCAGTTCTGCGAGTCCCACTACGTGGCCAACGAGGACCTGCAGACGCGCTACCCAGAGGACACGGCGGAGACCCTGGGCACGGTGGCCCAGCTCTACCACAGACCCAGTCCCGGGCACCACGGTGCTGCCACAGAACCCAACAGCCACCTGGCCATGCCCGTGTAG
- the fbxo21 gene encoding F-box only protein 21 isoform X2, which produces MSCKRLHDVCHGRGKVWEHQYKFRWPRLQKYYRHNECCDWLKEYRTRHTVGLQIRRTVVSISKRFFTEVPCIGQVLGDSFAEIESLGAPEHFCVDELLSILNTDRSKSLTLKYYAKKILYFLRQQTILRSLKTFLELPPEQQSALEGAVLVDQYCNPLADVSLESISAQLDEIIDKVQKMLKIKNPSHPSLRVGPGSCFSVEDPELQRQAVSALNSVLFEQLQYKGNEFDYYNPLNSYIHQVILRRTGIPISLSVVYLTLAQRLGVHLEPVNFPNHFLLRWCQKQAGSGDIYDFVYVDAFGKGKQLTAKECEYLIGHQVTADYYSAISTTEVLLRMVGNLLNIGKRGEGNEKSYQLLRDSLDLYLSINPDNVQYLLLQARLYFHLGIWPEKVLDILQHIQALDPSQHGAVGYLVQHTLEHIQHKKHPAEPEVKQRGAPEHLDVQFSVGLIMKHKRSGYNCVIYGWDPKCTMSQEWITTMRVNQLPSGPNQPFYNVLVQDGTCRYAAQENLEPHSAPLEIGHPEVGRYFSQFCESHYVANEDLQTRYPEDTAETLGTVAQLYHRPSPGHHGAATEPNSHLAMPV; this is translated from the exons ATGAG CTGCAAGCGGCTACACGACGTTTGCCATGGAAGGGGGAAGGTTTGGGAACACCAGTACAAATTCAG GTGGCCAAGGTTGCAGAAGTACTACCGTCATAACGAGTGCTGTGACTGGCTGAAGGAATACAGAACAAGACATACTGTCGGCTTGCAAATTCGAAGGACGGTTGTATCCATTTCCAAGCGTTTCTTCACCGAAGTC CCGTGCATTGGCCAGGTGCTGGGGGATAGCTTCGCTGAGATCGAGTCCCTCGGCGCACCAGAGCACTTCTGCGTAGACGAGCTGCTCTCCATCCTGAACACGGACAGGAG tAAAAGCCTGACGTTGAAGTACTATGCCAAGAAGATCCTGTACTTTTTGAGACAGCAGACTATCCTGCGAAGTCTGAAGACCTTCCTGGAGCTGCCGCCTGAACAGCAGTCAGCGCTGGAGG gtgccgTGTTAGTGGACCAGTACTGCAACCCTCTGGCTGATGTGTCTCTGGAGAGCATCTCAGCCCAGCTGGATGAGATCATAGACAAGGTCCAGAAGATGCTGAAGATCAAAAACCCTTCCCACCCCAGCCTTAGGGTTGGTCCAG GAAGCTGCTTCTCCGTGGAGGACCCGGAGCTCCAGAGACAGGCCGTGTCGGCCCTCAACTCCGTCCTGTTTGAGCAGCTCCAGTACAAGGGCAACGAGTTTGACTACTACAACCCCCTCAACTCCTACATCCACCAG GTGATACTGCGGCGTACGGGGATTCCCATCAGTCTCTCTGTGGTGTACCTGACCTTGGCCCAGAGGCTGGGTGTGCACCTGGAGCCGGTCAACTTCCCCAACCACTTCCTGCTCCGCTGGTGCCAGAAACAAGCAGG GAGCGGAGACATCTACGACTTTGTGTACGTCGACGCCTTTGGGAAGGGCAAGCAGCTGACGGCGAAGGAGTGCGAGTACCTCATCGGTCACCAGGTGACGGCCGACTACTACAGCGCCATCAGCACCACAGAGGTCCTGCTGCGCATGGTGGGGAACCTGCTGAACATCGgcaagagagg tgagGGGAATGAGAAGTCGTACCAACTCCTGAGGGACTCTCTGGACCTCTACCTCAGCATCAACCCAGACAACGTCCAGTATCTCCTTCTGCAGGCTCGCCTCTACTTCCATCTGGGGATCTGGCCAGAGAAG GTACTGGACATCCTGCAGCACATCCAGGCGTTGGACCCGTCCCAGCACGGCGCGGTGGGCTACCTGGTGCAGCACACCCTGGAGCACATCCAGCACAAGAAGCACCCGGCGGAGCCGGAGGTGAAGCAGCGGGGCGCCCCGGAGCACCTGGACGTCCAGTTCTCCGTCGGCCTCATCATGAAGCACAagag ATCGGGCTACAATTGTGTAATCTATGGCTGGGACCCCAAGTGCACCATGAGCCAAGAGTGGATCACTACCATGAGGGTAAACCAGCTGCCCAGCGGACCCAACCAGCCCTTCTACAACGTTCTGGTGCAGGACGGGACTTGTCGCTATGCTGCCCAGG AGAACCTGGAGCCCCACTCGGCCCCTCTGGAGATCGGACACCCGGAGGTGGGCCGCTACTTCTCCCAGTTCTGCGAGTCCCACTACGTGGCCAACGAGGACCTGCAGACGCGCTACCCAGAGGACACGGCGGAGACCCTGGGCACGGTGGCCCAGCTCTACCACAGACCCAGTCCCGGGCACCACGGTGCTGCCACAGAACCCAACAGCCACCTGGCCATGCCCGTGTAG